In one window of Candidatus Zixiibacteriota bacterium DNA:
- a CDS encoding TIR domain-containing protein, which produces MSIKTKVFISFDYDHDKDLLIGQAKNENSPFYIADYSVKEELSGDWKEKVRARIKKVEQVIIMCGEYTDSATGVNAEIKIAQEENIPYFLLYGRSDKKCLKPKNANGSDKMYRWAWDNLEALIGGAR; this is translated from the coding sequence ATGAGTATCAAGACAAAAGTATTTATTAGTTTTGATTATGATCACGACAAGGATTTGCTTATTGGGCAAGCAAAAAACGAAAACTCACCATTTTATATTGCGGACTATTCCGTTAAAGAAGAACTTTCTGGAGATTGGAAGGAGAAAGTCAGAGCGCGGATAAAAAAGGTTGAACAAGTGATTATTATGTGCGGTGAATATACTGATTCTGCCACTGGAGTAAATGCTGAAATCAAGATAGCTCAGGAAGAAAATATTCCGTATTTTCTTCTATATGGTAGAAGCGATAAGAAATGTCTCAAGCCCAAAAATGCAAATGGCTCCGATAAAATGTATAGATGGGCTTGGGATAATCTTGAAGCGTTGATAGGTGGAGCAAGATGA
- a CDS encoding DUF2188 domain-containing protein gives MGKNQHVVKTDDGWGVRGEGNSRLTSEHRTKTAAQNAGRKIAQHQHSELIIHGRDGKIQDKDSYGKDPCPPKDRKH, from the coding sequence ATGGGCAAAAATCAACATGTAGTAAAAACAGATGACGGCTGGGGTGTTCGCGGTGAAGGTAATTCCCGTTTAACTTCAGAACACCGGACAAAAACGGCTGCCCAAAATGCTGGGCGAAAGATTGCACAACATCAACATTCTGAATTGATTATTCATGGTCGAGATGGTAAAATACAAGATAAAGATAGCTATGGTAAAGATCCATGTCCACCAAAGGATCGCAAACATTAA